A genomic stretch from Staphylococcus succinus includes:
- a CDS encoding acyl-CoA thioesterase — MENYKVPSDSKIVSTDQVLINDLNNYNTLFGGVLMKKIDNNATLSARRHARVKECVTASTDSVEFLYPITQSDSVCIESYVVYTGEKSMEIFCKVISEDMITAERKIAAVAFLTFVALDEKKKPIKIPKISPQSKEEKLLFMDGEARAKMRKIKRSQTKNIIDSLDINKPWELE, encoded by the coding sequence ATGGAAAATTATAAAGTTCCTAGTGATAGTAAAATTGTCAGTACGGACCAAGTATTAATTAATGATTTAAACAATTATAATACACTATTTGGGGGGGTGTTAATGAAAAAAATTGATAATAACGCCACACTATCAGCTAGAAGACATGCAAGAGTTAAAGAATGTGTTACAGCTTCTACAGATTCAGTAGAATTTTTATATCCAATCACCCAATCTGATTCAGTTTGTATAGAATCTTATGTAGTTTATACAGGAGAAAAATCTATGGAAATATTTTGTAAAGTCATTTCAGAAGATATGATTACTGCAGAAAGAAAAATTGCTGCTGTAGCTTTTCTTACTTTTGTAGCTTTGGATGAAAAGAAAAAACCAATTAAAATACCCAAAATCTCTCCTCAGTCCAAAGAAGAAAAATTATTATTTATGGATGGCGAAGCAAGAGCTAAAATGCGAAAAATTAAAAGATCACAAACTAAAAATATAATTGACTCTCTTGATATCAATAAGCCATGGGAATTGGAGTAG
- a CDS encoding LysR family transcriptional regulator has product MELRHMQYFVEVVKQKSMTKAASNLFITQPTISNTIKLLEEELDVNLFNRYKNQIYLTDAGEAFFFQCKEMLKMYDNIPNELSNLLELKKGHLKIGIPTIINIRILIGLISEFHEMYPNITFQLFENGSKKIENDVYYGDLDMGITVLPTNNKNFDIFSFLEEKLKLVVHKNHELSKKTKIDIEDLQEQEFILFNSDFYLNDKIKNTCRNYGFNPNIIFETTQWSFIEEILLNNLGICILPEGILDLLDNNLQVIDINKPSMKWELTIIWRKDIIVDSLTKNWIKFLQEKFLINY; this is encoded by the coding sequence TTGGAACTTAGACATATGCAGTATTTTGTAGAAGTCGTAAAGCAAAAAAGTATGACCAAAGCAGCATCTAATCTTTTTATCACACAACCCACAATTAGTAATACAATTAAATTATTAGAAGAAGAATTAGATGTAAATTTATTTAATAGGTATAAAAACCAAATATACTTAACTGACGCAGGAGAAGCTTTCTTTTTCCAATGTAAAGAAATGCTTAAAATGTATGATAATATCCCTAATGAGTTAAGTAATTTATTAGAATTAAAAAAGGGACATTTGAAAATTGGAATCCCTACTATTATTAATATAAGGATATTAATTGGCTTAATTTCAGAATTTCATGAAATGTATCCTAATATAACTTTTCAACTTTTTGAAAATGGTAGTAAAAAAATTGAAAACGATGTATATTATGGCGATTTGGACATGGGAATTACTGTACTTCCTACAAATAATAAAAACTTTGATATATTCTCTTTTTTAGAAGAAAAATTAAAACTGGTCGTTCATAAAAATCATGAATTATCTAAAAAAACAAAGATTGATATTGAAGATTTACAAGAACAAGAATTTATTTTATTTAATTCTGATTTCTATTTAAACGATAAAATCAAAAATACATGTAGAAATTATGGCTTTAATCCTAATATAATTTTTGAAACCACCCAATGGAGCTTCATAGAAGAAATATTATTAAATAATCTAGGGATATGTATATTACCCGAAGGAATACTAGACTTATTAGATAATAATTTACAAGTCATCGATATTAATAAACCTTCCATGAAATGGGAACTTACTATTATTTGGAGAAAAGATATTATAGTTGATTCTTTAACAAAAAATTGGATTAAATTTCTCCAAGAAAAATTCTTAATTAACTATTAA